Proteins encoded in a region of the Solanum dulcamara chromosome 9, daSolDulc1.2, whole genome shotgun sequence genome:
- the LOC129903872 gene encoding osmotin-like protein, which produces MASSTQNTLLPLSLLFTLCILSQATNPNFILTLVNNCPYTIWPAIQPNAGHPVLERGGFTLHSLTHHSFPAPTAHWSGRVWARTGCTYEHGKFYCATGDCGGRIECDGLGGAAPATLAQFVLHHGHADFSTYGVSLVDGFNIPLTVTPHEGKGVCPVVGCRANLLATCPAVLQFRSHGGHGPVVGCKSGCEAYKTDELCCRNHFNSPQTCKPSTYSQFFKHACPATFTYAHDTPSLMHECSSPRELKVIFCH; this is translated from the exons ATGGCTTCTTCTACACAAAATACTCTACTTCCCCTCTCTCTCCTTTTCACCCTCTGTATTTTGTCACAAGCCACCAACCCTAATTTCATTTTAACCCTAGTTAACAACTGTCCCTACACCATTTGGCCAGCAATTCAACCCAATGCTGGTCACCCTGTACTTGAACGCGGTGGATTTACCCTTCACTCACTTACACACCACTCTTTCCCTGCACCCACCGCTCACTGGTCTGGCCGAGTTTGGGCTAGGACTGGCTGTACTTATGAACACGGAAAGTTTTACTGCGCCACGGGTGACTGCGGCGGCCGAATTGAGTGCGATGGACTCGGTGGGGCCGCCCCAGCTACGTTGGCGCAGTTTGTTCTACATCATGGACATGCTGATTTCTCAACTTATGGTGTAAGCCTTGTTGATGGTTTCAATATTCCTCTTACTGTAACACCACATGAAG GTAAAGGGGTGTGTCCAGTTGTTGGGTGCAGGGCTAATCTATTGGCAACATGTCCAGCAGTTTTACAATTTAGGTCACATGGTGGTCATGGACCTGTTGTTGGTTGTAAGAGTGGCTGTGAAGCTTATAAAACTGATGAACTTTGTTGTAGGAATCATTTTAATAGTCCACAAACTTGTAAACCATCCACTTATTCGCAGTTCTTTAAGCACGCATGTCCTGCTACTTTCACATATGCTCATGACACCCCTTCACTCATGCACGAATGCTCGTCTCCGCGTGAACTAAAGGTCATTTTCTGCCATTAA